Genomic DNA from Sphingobium sp. V4:
ATCAACAATCGCGTTCATGGTCATCTCCCCTCAGCCCAGTCCGCGCGCGATGAATGGTCCGACAAGGTTGGCGACCGGCAACGGCAATTTCTTCCAATATTCGATCCGTCGCTGATATCGGGCGCTGGTGGGATCGACGTCGCGCCGGGCTCCGTCCGGCGACCAGGCATGATAGACGAGCGGATGCGGTTCGAAGCCGAAGCTCCTCTTCCAGGCAGCCTGCCCGCTGCCGACCTTGGACCGGCCGAAGTCGAACCCGGTCATGCCCCGCGTCCGGGCATGGCCCATCAACCGATAATAGAGGAGTTCGTTGGACCGCAACCGGCGGGCATCACTGATGCCGCCGCCCCAATAGGGCATGACCCGGCCCCGATGGTAGAGGCTGAGCACGGCCGATACGGCCCGCCCCCCTTCCCGCACGATCAAAATGTCGGCATCCTGGCCGAACCGTTCCAGCACGGCGCGGAACAGGCGCGCGGGAAAGACAGGCGTGCCGAGATTGCGGACGCTGGTGGCGTAGACATGATAATGGTCGCGCAGATGGCGCCGGTCCCGGCCCACCTCGACCGTCAGCGCGGGATTGGCCAGCGCCTTTCGCAGTTCGGCGCGATGCTTGCGCGGCACGGCCAGCAATTCGGCCTCGTCATCGGCGGCGATCGGGCGGCTGAAGCCGACATGCTGCCCTTCCCGCCGGTCCCAGCCCGATCCGGGTTCCACGCCCCCGCGCAATTCGATCGGCAGGTTTCCGCGTGCGCGCGCAAGTTCCTGCGCCGCCGCGGCGAGCCTTGCCACCGCGCGCGCATCGTCGGCCAATATGCCGCCATCGACCGCGAAGCCGGTGGATATGAGCGCCTGCCCGAAGAACGCGCTCTTGACGTGATGGAGCGGCAGGAAGCCGATGATCTGACCCGAAGGCGCGACTGCCGTCAGCGCCAAGGCCCGGTTTCCCGTCGCCTCCTCGATCGCGCCGAGCCACGCGGGACGATGGAAGGGCGTTCCTTCCGCATGATCCAGCACATAGGCGTCGACCGCCTGCGCCTGCACCGGATCGCGCAGGTCGAGCATGGTTATGGCGATAGCGGCGCCGTTTCCTGCGATCATGTCGCGCGCGCCGCTTCGGCATCGGCCAGGGCGTCGACCCGAGTCCAGTCGAAATCACCGGTCAGGCGGCGCAGCTTGGCCGCCATCACCGACAGATTGCTGTAATGGCGCAGGCGGGAGCGCAGCGGCGCATCGGCCACGCGCGGCTGATCGGGATCGATTTCCCAGGGATGGAAATAGATGATCGCGGGCCGGCCGGCCTGTTCGTTGACCTGCCGGATCGCCCAGCGGGAAAAGCCATAGGGCAGCAGACGGAAGAAGCCGCCGCCGCCAGCCGCCAATGTGCGCTTGCCCAACCTGGCGGTCGTGACCGGCAACTCCACCAGCGGCGAATCCTTGACCGGCTTCCAGGCGAAGCGCGGAGAATCGGGCCAGCCATAATGGTCGTGCCGGATCGGCGCGACGCTGGAGGAATAGCGATAGCCTTCCTCCGCCAGGATCGGATGCGCCCAGGGCGTGCGCGGATCGATGGAGAAGCTGGGCGCACGATAGCCGGTCACGGCCTGCCCGCTCGCATCCTCCAGCAGGGCGCGTGCCTTGCGCAGGTCGGCGCGGAACTGGTCGGGCGTGAAGGTGAAGACGCGCGCATGGTCGTAGCCATGGCTCGCAATCTCATGCCCGCCCATCGCAATGCGCCGCATCAGCGCGGGATAGCGCTCCGCGACCCAGCCCAGGGTGAAGAAGGTCGCCTTCACACCCGCCTGCGCGAACAGATCCAGCACCGCATCGGTATTGCGCTCGACCCGGTGGGTCAGCCCGTCCCAGTCGGCACGGTCGATCGTGCGCTCGAAAGCGCCGACCTGGAACCAGTCCTCCACATCGACGGACAGGGCGTTGCGCATGGTCGTGTCACCCCGCCTTCGATCAGTGCGCGCGGGCCAGCGCCGCATCCTGCCCGGCGTCGGCCATCCGATCCTCACGCTCGACCCATTCGACCAGCATGGTCAGGACGCGGCGCAGCGCGGTATCCTGCTCCTCGGCGCGAAATTCGAGCGTGGAGAGGCGTTCCTCGACCAGGGTGAAGCAGTCCTTTAGCGCTTCGGGATCGACCGTCGGCACCGGCGCGCCGAAAGGCGCGTGGGCCTGGACCGCGCGCAGCGAGGCGATTTCGGCGCGCAGGGCGGCGATTTCGTCCTGCATGTCGCGGCGCAGCATATCGAGGGTCTCCTGCGGGTGGATTGGATCGACGATGTCTTCGTCCTGGTTGAGGGCGTGGACGGGGTCGAGTTCCGGTTCGTCGGAGTCCTGCCGGTCGGCCGAATGGCAGGCGACCGGCTCGTCCGGGGCGTCGACGGGCCAGACATCCTCGGTCGGCTCATCATGGGACGATGCGAAAGAGGGAACCGGGGACACCGGCTCGCTCTCCGCTTCGGCCGTACTGCCATAGGGAGCGGCGAAACGCGCAGGAGAGAGGAAACGCGGCTGATAGTCCTCGCCCTCCAGGTCCAGCGGTGCATCCTCATCCTGATCGACCGGATCGGCCAGGCTTTGCTCCGGCTGTTGCGGATCGGCGCCCGGCTGCTCGGTCCACGCGGATTCCGACGCCTCCGCCATGGGGAATACCGGCAAGGGTTCGGCAGATTCGGGTTCAACCGCCGCCTCCTCGGCTTCCACCGGATCGGCCCCATCCGGTTCGGCCGGTTCCTGGGCCAGATCGAGCACCGACGGTGCGATCGGTTCGGGCATCAGGTCGACATCCATGCCCATGTCGGCGACCACGGCCGCCACGACATCGGCGTCGATCTCGTGCAATCCCTCGATCGCGCCCAGCAGCAGCACGCGGCTGACAAGCGCGTTGAGGCGGCGCGGCACGCCGCCGGTCGCGGCATAAAGGGCGGAGAAGGCGGCCGGGGTGAAGGCGGGGTTTCCGCTCCAACCCGCCACGCCAAGACGATGGAGGATATAGGGTTCGACCTCGCGCGGCATCATCGGTTCGAGATGATGGGTCGCGATCACGCGCTGGCGCAACTGTTCCAGTTCCGGCGATTTCAGCAGGTCGCGAAATTCCGGCTGGCCGAGCAGGAATATCTGGAGGAGCGACTGTCCGCCCAATTGGAAGTTGGACAGCATCCGCAGTTCCTCGATCGCCGAAATCCCCAGATTCTGGCCTTCGTCCACGATCAGCAGGCTACGCCGTCCGGCGCGCGCCTGGGCATGGAGAAAGCCCTCTATTCGTTGCAGGGTCGCCGCCTTGGTGAAGCCTTCCGTCTCCAGACCGAAGCTCTGCGCGGCGAGGCGCAACATGTCGTCGCCCTCCACCTGCGTCGACACGATCTTGACCGCGGTCAGGCGCGCCGGGTCGATCGTCTGCATCAGATGCCCGACCAGCGTCGTCTTGCCCGCGCCGATGTCACCGGTGATGACGATGAAGCCTTCGCCCTGGGCAAGGCCATAGCCCAGATAGGACAGCGCCTTGCGGTGCGTGGCGCTCTCGAAATAATAATGCGGGTCCGGCGTCAGCTGGAACGGGCGGCCCTGCAATCCGTAGAATTGATCGTACATCTCTTCGTCTCCAAGGCGATCGGTTAGAAGCTGTAGCGCAGGCCGACCTGCCCCATGGCGCTGATGACCGTGTCGATGTCATCGGCCTTGACGCCGTCGATACCGACGGACGCCGATGCCGACAAACGTCGGCTCAGCCCCTTGAAATAGCTGGTGAAAGCACCGTAGTTGAGGACATCGGGCCGTCCACCGCTGGCATCGAAATAGTTGATGTAGGCGACAGTATCGATGCTGTCCCGGTCGTTGAACATATAGGTCATCGACGCATTGCCGAACCAGTTTTCATCCCGCGACCCGCGGATCAGCACGGTCTGGCCCTGCGGCGTGATGAACTTGCGCTGCGAATAGCCGGCGCCCAGTCCCCAGCCCCACGGGCCGCGCCGCAGCGCATATTGCGCCGAAACGCCGCGATAACGGAAATTGGCGTCGGTGATGCCCGACAGCGCGTCGTTGAAGCATTGCCCGCCGCCGGTGGCGGAGAAGGCGCAGCCGGTGAGGTCGCCGGTGAACGGATTGCGCACGACGTTGAGGTTGCTGCCTGACAGGGCGGCGACATCGGCCATGATCATCCGGCCGAAACTGTCGATGCCGTCGAAGACGACAAGCGCGAAATTACTGTCGCGCCCCTGCCAGAGGAAACTGCCCTGATAGGTCATGCCGCCATAGCGTTCGCCCACGCGCGCCTGAAGCGAGGTGCGATGGCTGGGCCGCCAGAGCACGCCCACGTCCCAGATGATGTCGTCAAATTCATAGACCAGCGCGCGCGGCGAGCTTTTGTCGGTGACATAGCGGCCGTCGCGTATGACCGGCGCGCCCGTCGCGTCCAGCACCGGCGAGCGCTGGCTGATCTCGATGTCCTCATAACCGATGCCGCCGACCAGCGCGACGGTGCGCGACACCGGCAGGGTAGCGTCCAGCCGGCCCCAGGCGTCCTCGAACCGCTGGTCGAGCTGGCTGGCATCCTCCCGATCATAGCCGGCGCTGGCGGTCAGGCCGACCGGCAGCACGGTTCCAGGCGCGAAGCCGACGGAGCCGAGCAGGCTGTGGGTCCAGCTGTCGGCGAAGGAGCCGCCGGGCAGCGCGCCGGGGAGGTCCGCATCGATATCGTCCTCCACCCGCGCATAGCCCAGCCGATAGGAGCCATTGACCGTGAAATCGCCGATCTGCGTCGTATAGGACGGGCCAACATAGCCGGCATAGACCTGGCTGGTGTAGCTGCTGTCGTTGAGCGCCGTCGCGCCCGAAAGCCCGTCGGTCCGAACGCGCGTCGCGAGACCGCCGGCGTTGAGCGTCAGCCCGCGGGCGACATGGGCCTGCGCGCTCACTATGCCGCTGATGACGTCCTGGTCGGGCGTCTGGCTCCCCCAGCCGAAGCTGTGATTATATTGGGCGTCGATGGTCGCTTCCACGCGACGGCTCTGGATCTGGGCCGTCACGCCTGCCGTGACATTGGTATAGGTCAGCACGTCGCCATCGCCCTTGAGCGGCGCCATGACGACCTGGTCGATGCCGAGATAGGGCACGACATCGAGCCGCTGCCGTGGCTGCGACGATTGGGCGAGCGCCGGCACGGCCATGGCGGCCAGCGCAAACATGGACGCGCCCGAAATCCAATGGCGCGCCGTCATGACTGCTCGCCCCCCTTGGCATAATAGCTGCCGAAACGGCGGCCGCCCGTGAAGCTGACGGCGTTGAGCAGCAGTTGCACCTGCGTTCCGCCCTTCAGCATGGCGGCGGCTTCGCGGACCGCGCTCTCGCTCGTCCGGTCGGCGCGCACGACCAGCAAGGCGATCGCGGCATGGCTGGCGAGTACGGCGGCCGGAGAGGCTGCGAGCAGGGGTGGCGAATCGAAGATGACGATCCGTTCCGGGCGCCCCTCGGTCAGCCGCGACAGCAGGTGCTGGGTCCGGGCAGAGGCCAGATATTCGGTGTCATTGTTGCTCCGCTGTCCGGCGGGCAACACCGCCAGCGACGGCAGATCGGTGCGGATGATGATATCCTCGATCGCGATCGACGGATCGGCCAGCGCGTCCATCAGACCCGGCCCGGCGGTCAGTCCCAGCTTGGCCGGGATGCCCGGCTTGCCGAAATCGGCATCGACCAGCAGGATTTCCCGATCCTTCTCCGCCGCCAGGCTGAGCGCCAGATTGATTGCGCAGAAGCTCTTGCCGTCGCCGCTATGCGCGGAACAGACGAGGATGCGATTGCCGCGCGGACTGGATTGCAACTGGGCGAGCAGGTCGCGCTTGAGCAGGCGGAACTCCTCGCTCATCGCGCTCACCGGACCGTCGGGCTGGAGATAGCCGGCCTCCGCCAGCGCCATGCGGTCGATCGGCTGGATCGGGCCGGTCCACGCAGGCGCGCGCATCGCCCGCGCATGAGCAGGAGCGGTCGCCTCGACCGCAGCTGCGGGCAGCGGCGGCAGGTCGGCCGAGAGGTCGACCGCTGGCGCGGCGCGGCCCTTGAGCGCGGCATTGAAATCATAGATTTCGGTGGCGCGCTCGATCAGCGATCCACGGCCCGTGATGGAGCTGTGCTGGTTCATGGTTTTCCGATCCTTCACGCCATGCCACGCTGGACAAATTCGACGACGATCAGCAGCAGGCAGACAGCGGCCAGGCCGCCGCTGGCGCCGGCGAACCATTTGAGCCGCTGCCGTTCGACCGCGACCTGCGCGGCGTTGCGCATCTGGCTGATCGAACCGGCCACAGGCAGGCCGATCGCCTTTTCGAGCCGGGCGGCGGTAGAGAAGCTGCCCTTGAGCTGGCCCATGGCGAAAGCCACACCGATCCCTGCGCCGATGCCCAGTATCAGCACGCCCAGCAGCAGCAGCGGCCGGTTGGGCGCGGATGGCGCGGTCGGGGCGCTGGGCGGCTGGATGACACGGAACTGGACGGAGCCGGTCTCGGTCTTGACCTCGCCGCGCAGCCGGATTTCCTCCCGGTCGGACATGAGCTTGTCATATTGAGTCTTGAGCGCCGCATAGTCGCTGTCGAGCTTTTCCTGCTCGGACGCGACGCCGGGTTCATCGACCTGGCGCGACATCATGGTGTTGAGATCGGCCTGAAGCTGCGCCTTGCGCGTCTGGAGCGCCTGCACGGTCGCTGCGCGCTCGGCCTGCATCGACTTGATCGATAGATAGGCGGGATTGGGCGTGCCGCCACCGCCGCTTGCGCTGCCGCCGCCCGCGCGACGCAGGGCATCGACTTCGCGCTGGGCCGCGATGACGTCGGGATGGCTAGCGGTCCAGCCGCGCGCGCGCATCGATGCGAGGTTGGATTGCGCCTGCGACAGCGCCGAGGGGCCGCCGGACGCACCCATGCCCGGAAGGGTCTGCGGCGTGCCGGCCAGCTGGCCGTTCATCGCGGACAGCGCGCTCTGCGCCTGGACCAGCTGCGAATCGAGCTGGTTGATCTCCATCCGCGCGGCGTCCATGCGCTGGCTGATGGAACCGGCGCCCGGCAACAGCCCGACATAGCGCTGGGCGAATTCGACGCGACGCTGGTCGGCGGCTTCCAGTTGCTTGCCGCGCGCGGCGATCTGCTGGTCGAGGAAAGCCAGGCTCTGCTTGGTTTCGTTGCGGTCGCCCGAGAGATTTTCTTCCTGGAAGATGTCGATCAGCTTCTGCACGATCTGTTGCGCAATACGCGCGTTGGCACCGTCCGACAGGCCCGAATCGGCCGAGATGGCGCTGATGTCGATCATGCTGGGATCGGCCTGCGCCATGACGGTGATATTCTCGCGCAGCCTGGTGATCTTCGCCGCGATGTCGCGCGGGCCGGCGACGGTCTGCGACAGATCGGTTTCGCGCACGACCTTTTCCAGATTTTCCGCGCTGGCGAGCGTACTGCGCACCCGGTCGAGATCCTGTTGCGACTGGACCTGAGTGATGCCCAGCTTGTCCTCCAGCAGCGACTGCGTGTTCACATAGACCCGCGCCTTGGACTGGTAGCTGTTGGGGATCAGCGCCACGCCCAGCCAACCGAGCATACAAACGCCCCAGGCGACGCCGAGAGCGATCCAGCGCCGGTTCCAGATGCCGTGAAGCAGAACCATCAGTTCGTCGTAAAGGCCCGCCATGGTCAGAACATGCTTTCGGGAATGATGATGACGTCGCCGGGCGCCAGCATGACGTTGGCACGGGTTTCCCCCTTCTTGAGCAGGTCGTTCAGGCGCACCTGATATTCCTTCTGCTTGCCCGTATCCTTGTCGAAGCGCACCAGTCGCGCGCGATTGCCCGCGGCAAATTCGCTGAGGCCGCCCACCGCGATCATCGCATCGAGCAGGGTCATGTTGGCGCGATAGGGAATGGAAGCCGGCTTTTCCGTCGCCCCCACGATCCGGACCTGCTGGCTGAAGGTGCCGCTGAAATTGTTGACGATCACCGACACCAGCGGATTTTCGATATATTGGGTCAGCGCCAGCTTGATGTCGTCGGCCAGCATTTTGGGCGTCTTGCCCACGGCTGGCATGTCGGTGATGAGCGGCGTGGTGATGCGACCGTCGGGGCGCACCTGAACCTTCGCGCCCAGTTCGGGATTGCGCCAGACGAAGATGGTGAGATCATCGAGCGGGCCGATGACATATTCCTCGCCCGGCCCCTCCTGCGTCGAGACGAAGGAGGCCGGGGGCAATTGCGGCCCGGACGGCCCGGAGGCGCAGCCCGACAAGGCGACGGCGGGCAGCGATGCACCGAGCAGAAGCCTGGAAACCGGCACGAAACGCATATTTTCACCCCTTGTCGTGGCCATGCGCCATCGGCCGCCAAAGAGAAGAGGCGGCCCGAGGGAACAGGGCTTTGGGCTTCTTCTTGCCCCGAAAGGGTAAAGATACCGTTAGGAGTTAAGTCCCGAGCAAATCAGCCAAGTAAAAGTTCGCGGGGACTTGGGTGGCCAAGGAAGGCGGCGGGGCTGGCCGATGCGCCATAGGCTCCGGCAAGGAAGATGGCGATGAGATCGCCCTCCTCCACCGGCGGCAGGGCTACCTTGTCCCCCAGCCGGTCGATCGGCGTGCAGAGGCATCCCACGACCGTTACCGGTTCCGCCGCCGGGGCGACGCCGAAACGGTTTGCGACCGCGATCGGATAGTTGCGCCGCACGACCGTGCCGAAATTGCCGCTGGCGGCGAGTTGATGGTGCAGGCCGCCGTCGACAACGACGAAGGTTTCACCCTGGCTGATCTTCACGTCGACCACGCGCGTCAGATAGACGCCCGCCTCGCCGACCAGCCAGCGGCCAAGTTCGATCGCGAAGCCGCTGCCGCGGAGAATGTCGGCCCTCTGCTCCAGAGCCGTGTCGAGCGCCGTGCCGATCGGCCGGATGTCGAGCCGCTGATCGCCGGGGAAATAAGGGATGCCGAAGCCGCCGCCCAGATTGACCAGCGCCGGGCTGGCGCCCACATCGTCGGACAGGCGTGCGGCAAGTGCGATGGTCGCGGCCTGGGTTTCGATGATCGCCAGCGGATCCAGATTCTGGCTGCCCGCGAAGATATGCCAGCCCTGCCACGCCGCCCCGGCGTCGATCACCATGCGGGCGAGCGCCGCCGCCCGGTCCGCATCGACGCCGAAGGGCTTGGCGCCGCCACCCATACGCATCCCCGACCCCTTGAGATCGAAGTCGGGATTGACGCGGACGGCAAGGCGCGGCGTCTTGCCGATCGCGTCGGCCACGGCCAGAGCGCGGCGCGCCTCCCCTTCCGATTCGAGATTGATGGTCACGCCCGCGAAGATGGCGGCGGACAATTCGTCATTGCGCTTGCCCGGCCCGGCGAAGCTGATGCGATCGTGCGCCATTTCAGCTTCGAGCGCCATGTCCATTTCGCCACCCGAAGCGATGTCGAAACCGTCGACCAGATGCGCCATGCGCGCCAGCAGCGGGACGAAGGGATTGGCCTTGATCGCATAATGAAGATGGAGCGTATCCGGCATGGCGTCTCGGAAATGGCGGACCTGCGCCTCGACGATCGCCATGTCATAGACGAAGAGCGGCGTGTCGCCCGCCTCGTCCACCAGGCTTTCCGCGCCGCAGTCGCCGATCAGCAGCATGTCGTCCTCGGCATCGAACCAGGACGGGATCGGACCCATGGGCTTCATACGCCAGACTCCCCGGTGCCAAAATCTCTCGACAGTGCAACCCGGTCGATCTTGCCATTGGGATTGCGGGGAAATTCAGGGCGCACGATGATGTCCTTGGGCTGCATGAAATTGGGCAGTTCGACCTTGAGCTGCGCCGCGACCGCTTCGGCGATGGCGGGATCGTCGGCGCGCAGGAGCAGACGCACCGCCTGTCCCAGCCGGTCGTCCTTGACGCCGAGCGCCACCGCTTCGGCCACGCCGGGCACGGCGACGGCCGCCTCCTCGATCTCGGTCGGGCTGATGCGGTTCCCGGCCGACTTGATCATCGCGTCGTCGCGGCCGACGAAATAGAGCAGTCCGTCCGCGTCGCGCCGCACCGTATCGCCCGACCAGACCGCCATGCCGCCATAGCGCGACGCGGCCGGTGCCGGCCGGAAGCGTTCGGCCGTGCGCGCCGGATCGCGCCAATAGCCCTGCGCCACCAGCGGGCCGCAATGGACCAGTTCGCCCGGCTCGTCGCTGTCGGTCAGGCTACCGTCGGGGCGCACAACTAGGATTTCGGCGAAAGGGATGGCGCTGCCCATCGAATCGGGATGAGCGTCCACCAGAGCGGGCGGCAGATAGGTGGAGCGAAACGCCTCGGTCAGGCCGTACATGGGATAAAGGTCCGCCTGAGGGAATAGTGCCCGCAGCCTCGCCACCAGCGGACGGGTCAGCGCGCCGCCGCTGTTGGTCAGGCGCTTCAATTTCGCAGCGACTTCCGACGGCCATTCCAGTTCGGTCAGTTGCACCCAGAGCGGAGGCACGCCAGCCAATGTCGTAATGTCGCGCCGGTCCACCAGCTTCATGACGTCGCGCGGCGTCAGATAGTCGAGCGGATAGACGCAGCCACCCGAGAACCAGGTCGAAAGCAGCTGGTTCTGGCCATAGTCGAAGCTGAAGGGCAGGACGCAGGCGGTGCGATCGTTTGGCGCGAGTTTCAGATAGTCAGCCACCGCCACCGCGCCCAGCCATAGATTGGCATGGGTCAGCACCACGCCCTTGGGCCGCCCGGTCGACCCGCTGGTGTAGAGAATCGCGGCCAGATCGTCCGGCCTTGCGTCCGATGGGCCTATCCCCTGCCCGCCGCTCATGGCGCAGGCCGCATCATCTTCCCGGTGAAGCCGGCATCCGGGCGGGACGTCACCCGGCTTCAGGCTGTCGAGTCGCGCCGCCGTTCCTATCAGCAGCGCTGCCCCGCTGTCCGCCAGGATATGGGCGACCTGAGCATGTTTGAGCAGCGGATTGATCGGCACATGGACCAGGCCGGCGCGCGGCGCGGCCAGCGGCATCAGCGCCGCCACCGGCCCCTTGGCCACCCAGCTCGCGACCCGTGCGCCCGATTCCAGTCCGAAGCCCGCAAGCCAACCGGCCAGCCGGCCCAGCGTCTGTTCCAGTTCGGCATAGCTGTAGCTGCCCGATCGGCCGTCCAGCGCCAGCTGGACCGAATCGCCGCGAAGCAGCAGATGGTCCACCGGACTAAGCTGAGCGCCGTCGATCATGGAAGGATATTCAGTCACGGCCGCTTAACTCCATGTGCAGATTCTTCTCCTATGCGTGTCGTGACTGGGGCGGAGATAGTCGGTTGCGGGCGCCAAGGGAATATCACAGCCTGGATGATGTGCGGCAGGCGCTCGCCGGCCGCCTCGGTCGCGGCCATGTGCCCGCCCTTTTCGGAAGACTCGACTGGTTCGAGGCGCTCCATCGCCATTGCTGCGCCCAATTGCCGCTCCGCATCCTCCACGCTCAGGAGGGCGAGGCCGAAGTCTGGCTGTTCCTGGTCGCCCCTGCCCCGCGCCGGATCAGCGCGCTGGCGAACTGGTACAGCTTTTCCTGGGCGCCCATCTTCCTCGGTGCGCCGGACCCGGCCGCGCAGGCACGCCTGCTCGACGCGGTCGCCCGCGCATTGCTCGCGCAGTGCGCGCAGATTGACCTCTATCCACTCGAGGATGGCACCGAGCTGCTGAACGCCTTGCGCCGCGCGGGCTGGTTTACCGTAAGCCGGCCGATGGGCGGGCGCCATTTGCTGAAGATGGAGGGTCGCAGCTTTGAGGATTATTGGGCGGCACGCCCCGGCCGGCTGCGGAACCTGGTCCGGCGCAAAGGGCGCAACAGCCCCTTCGCCCTGTCGATCAGCGACAGGCTGACCGACGATCTGTGGACCGACTATGTCGATGTCCATGCACGCAGCTGGAAGGACGCGGAACCGGCGAGCGGCCTCGATTTCCTGCGCGCCCTCGCCGAACGGGAAGCGGCAGCGGGAACCCTGCGACTGGGTTTCGCCCGGCTCGACGGACGGGCGGTCGCGACGCAATTGTGGACGATCGAGCATGGCGTCGCGCTGATCCACAAGCTGAGCCATGACCGCGCGTGCGACGGCGGATCGCCCGGCACGCTGCTGAGCCACGCCATGTTCGAACAGGCGATCGATCAGGATCGAGTCACGCTGATCGACTACGGTACCGGCGACAATGGCTACAAGCGCGACTGGATGGAGCAACGCGTTCCGCTCCAGCGGATCGACGCCTTCAACCCGCGCGCGGCCTCCGCCTGGCTGCCCGCGGCGCGGACGGCTATTTCCGCGCTTGTAGGTTAGGCCGCGAGCCTTTATTCAGGCCCCATCATGCGGGCGCAAACTTCTCAACCGGTCGATCGGACCATCGATGTGGACAGCCTGATGCGAGCGCTGTTGCGCGACGTGCTGGGACTGACGCAGAGCCAAGTCGACGCGTTCGACGCGGACACTCCGTTGTTCGGCGCTCTGCCCGAACTGGATTCCATGGCGGTCGCCGGCCTGCTGACCGAGATGGAGGACCGTTTCGACATCCTGATCGAGGATGACGATATCGACGGTGACACGTTCGAGACTTTCGGAACCCTGGTAGCGTTCGCGCAGGCGAAGATAACGGGCTGAACGCCCGTTTCAGCGGCGAAGGCCCGGTTCTGGCGCCATCGTCCAAGACCCCGGCATTCGCCGGGGCCGCATATATTCAAGCCTCGACC
This window encodes:
- a CDS encoding GNAT family N-acetyltransferase, with amino-acid sequence MRAPREYHSLDDVRQALAGRLGRGHVPALFGRLDWFEALHRHCCAQLPLRILHAQEGEAEVWLFLVAPAPRRISALANWYSFSWAPIFLGAPDPAAQARLLDAVARALLAQCAQIDLYPLEDGTELLNALRRAGWFTVSRPMGGRHLLKMEGRSFEDYWAARPGRLRNLVRRKGRNSPFALSISDRLTDDLWTDYVDVHARSWKDAEPASGLDFLRALAEREAAAGTLRLGFARLDGRAVATQLWTIEHGVALIHKLSHDRACDGGSPGTLLSHAMFEQAIDQDRVTLIDYGTGDNGYKRDWMEQRVPLQRIDAFNPRAASAWLPAARTAISALVG
- a CDS encoding acyl-CoA ligase (AMP-forming), exosortase A system-associated, encoding MIDGAQLSPVDHLLLRGDSVQLALDGRSGSYSYAELEQTLGRLAGWLAGFGLESGARVASWVAKGPVAALMPLAAPRAGLVHVPINPLLKHAQVAHILADSGAALLIGTAARLDSLKPGDVPPGCRLHREDDAACAMSGGQGIGPSDARPDDLAAILYTSGSTGRPKGVVLTHANLWLGAVAVADYLKLAPNDRTACVLPFSFDYGQNQLLSTWFSGGCVYPLDYLTPRDVMKLVDRRDITTLAGVPPLWVQLTELEWPSEVAAKLKRLTNSGGALTRPLVARLRALFPQADLYPMYGLTEAFRSTYLPPALVDAHPDSMGSAIPFAEILVVRPDGSLTDSDEPGELVHCGPLVAQGYWRDPARTAERFRPAPAASRYGGMAVWSGDTVRRDADGLLYFVGRDDAMIKSAGNRISPTEIEEAAVAVPGVAEAVALGVKDDRLGQAVRLLLRADDPAIAEAVAAQLKVELPNFMQPKDIIVRPEFPRNPNGKIDRVALSRDFGTGESGV
- a CDS encoding phosphopantetheine-binding protein encodes the protein MRAQTSQPVDRTIDVDSLMRALLRDVLGLTQSQVDAFDADTPLFGALPELDSMAVAGLLTEMEDRFDILIEDDDIDGDTFETFGTLVAFAQAKITG